From a region of the Armatimonas rosea genome:
- the galK gene encoding galactokinase, giving the protein MTREQVIEATCAAFLAHYGVAPTAVGVAPGRVELLGNHTDYNDGFVLTAAVDYVTAIAGAPSERPRTHLATSAGFPEATFETATMEKSTGEDRWANYLKGIVDELQKTGTPVGTFAAFVTSSVPDGSGLSSSAALLVAAARLLTTLWPDPLAESPMELAKLARRAENGKFVGAPVGLLDQFSSACGQAGHALFLDCRSFAWRAVPLPAEKAGILLANTNVKHELAAGGGYSERHGQCMQAARQLLGRGDAKLREVTPALLESKGIGLDPLLKQRAHHIVYENIRVEKAAEAMERGDLAEVGRLMKQSHESCRRYFENSCAEVDLLVETASALPGVYGAKLTGGGWGGSAVILHEPAIAETLKAALTESYTAKFGKAPTLLATTAAPGAEGRRL; this is encoded by the coding sequence ATGACGCGTGAGCAGGTGATCGAGGCCACTTGTGCTGCCTTTCTCGCCCACTACGGAGTGGCCCCCACCGCCGTGGGGGTCGCCCCAGGGCGTGTCGAGCTCCTGGGCAACCACACGGACTACAACGACGGCTTTGTCCTCACCGCGGCCGTGGACTATGTCACCGCGATCGCCGGAGCCCCGAGTGAGCGTCCCCGCACCCACCTAGCAACCTCCGCGGGCTTCCCCGAGGCAACCTTCGAGACCGCAACCATGGAGAAGAGCACCGGCGAGGACCGCTGGGCCAACTACCTCAAGGGGATTGTCGATGAGCTCCAGAAAACCGGCACCCCGGTCGGGACCTTTGCCGCCTTCGTGACCTCGTCGGTGCCCGATGGCTCCGGGCTGTCGTCGTCGGCTGCGCTCCTCGTGGCGGCGGCGCGCCTGCTCACCACGCTCTGGCCCGACCCGCTCGCCGAGAGCCCGATGGAGCTGGCCAAGCTGGCGCGCCGGGCAGAGAACGGGAAGTTTGTGGGAGCGCCGGTCGGCCTGCTGGACCAGTTCTCATCGGCGTGCGGCCAAGCGGGCCACGCGCTCTTTCTAGACTGCCGCAGCTTCGCCTGGAGGGCTGTCCCGCTTCCGGCGGAGAAGGCGGGAATCCTGCTGGCCAACACCAATGTCAAGCACGAGCTGGCCGCCGGCGGGGGGTACTCCGAGCGGCATGGGCAGTGCATGCAGGCCGCGCGCCAGCTCCTTGGGCGCGGCGATGCCAAGCTACGCGAGGTGACGCCGGCCCTCCTGGAGAGCAAGGGAATCGGGCTGGACCCGCTCCTCAAGCAGCGCGCCCATCACATTGTCTACGAGAACATCCGGGTCGAGAAGGCCGCCGAGGCGATGGAGCGAGGGGACCTTGCCGAGGTGGGGAGGCTCATGAAGCAGTCGCACGAGTCGTGTCGGCGTTACTTTGAGAACTCCTGCGCCGAGGTGGACCTGCTCGTGGAGACCGCCTCCGCGCTTCCGGGAGTCTACGGTGCCAAGCTCACGGGCGGCGGCTGGGGCGGCTCCGCGGTGATCCTCCACGAGCCCGCAATCGCAGAGACACTGAAAGCCGCGCTCACCGAGAGCTACACGGCAAAATTTGGCAAGGCCCCTACGCTACTGGCCACGACAGCGGCACCGGGAGCGGAGGGCAGACGGCTTTGA
- a CDS encoding glycosyltransferase family 4 protein, which yields MKALLLSNLYPSKREPTRGVFNQQVFGALSALCDVRVVSPRPWWTRLKLPQELLTIPQETANGVTASYPSFWGMPGFGVRFNGKAMHASLLPHLKQIRREFPFDIILAAWVYPDAYAAVRLGQDFGCPVVTNLMGSDINDLATRPELKEQIQWALQQSQHVIAVSEALRDRVVGLGVAPERVTVQHNGVNGERFALGERDQARAELGLPLDRKLIVYIGNFFPVKGTDILVEAMAHLAKRSPDADLLLVGSGELEESLRARVQALALESRVRFCGRQPHAQIPLWMRAGDVFCLPSRNEGCPNVILEALASGRPVVASHVGGIPELLHADNGILVPVANPEALAQGLHEALERTWSPAALRQTVEYLSWEDVGQAYHKILREALP from the coding sequence ATGAAAGCGCTTTTGCTGAGCAATCTCTACCCCTCGAAGCGCGAGCCCACGCGTGGTGTCTTCAACCAGCAGGTGTTCGGGGCTCTCTCCGCCCTCTGCGACGTTCGCGTGGTCTCGCCGCGACCTTGGTGGACCCGGCTCAAGCTCCCTCAAGAGCTCCTGACCATCCCGCAAGAGACGGCAAATGGGGTGACGGCGTCCTATCCCTCGTTCTGGGGCATGCCCGGATTTGGAGTGCGCTTCAATGGAAAGGCAATGCATGCCTCGCTGCTTCCCCACCTCAAGCAGATTCGGCGGGAGTTTCCCTTTGACATCATTCTCGCGGCCTGGGTCTACCCCGATGCCTACGCGGCGGTGCGCTTGGGGCAGGACTTTGGCTGTCCGGTGGTCACCAACCTCATGGGGAGCGATATCAACGACCTCGCCACCCGCCCCGAGCTAAAGGAGCAAATTCAGTGGGCTCTCCAGCAGTCACAGCACGTGATCGCCGTGAGTGAGGCACTGCGAGATAGGGTTGTCGGGCTAGGAGTCGCTCCGGAGCGGGTGACTGTCCAGCACAACGGGGTCAATGGCGAGCGCTTCGCCCTGGGAGAGCGCGACCAGGCCCGGGCGGAGCTGGGGCTCCCCCTGGACCGAAAGCTGATTGTCTATATCGGGAACTTCTTCCCGGTCAAGGGAACCGATATCCTGGTAGAGGCGATGGCACATCTTGCCAAGCGCTCCCCCGATGCGGACTTGCTTCTGGTGGGGAGTGGGGAGCTAGAGGAGTCCCTCCGTGCACGTGTCCAGGCGCTCGCACTGGAGAGCCGGGTGCGCTTCTGTGGCCGCCAGCCGCACGCCCAGATTCCACTCTGGATGCGCGCCGGGGATGTGTTCTGCCTCCCCAGTCGCAACGAGGGCTGCCCCAACGTGATCCTGGAGGCCCTTGCCTCCGGGCGGCCCGTGGTCGCCTCGCACGTGGGCGGCATTCCCGAGCTGCTCCACGCCGACAATGGGATTCTCGTGCCCGTGGCGAACCCCGAGGCCCTTGCGCAAGGACTTCACGAGGCGCTGGAGCGAACCTGGAGCCCCGCCGCCCTCCGCCAGACCGTCGAGTACCTCTCCTGGGAAGATGTCGGGCAGGCGTACCACAAGATTCTCCGTGAGGCGCTTCCCTGA
- a CDS encoding ABC transporter substrate-binding protein, whose translation MNRRALFPSLLLASLPLLVGCPSAPKTVGPPQVRVAFFPNVTHAAALYASQKGLFASRVGSAGRVEERVFKAGPEEIEALFAGEVDLGYIGPGPAVTGYLKSKGAALQIIAGASSGGAALVVRKDAAITSLKELAGKRVAVPQKGGTQDISLRHALQTAGLAAKDKGGSVDVVQFAPADVLSLFQRGELDAAWLPEPWVARLESELGAKVVLDEKSLWPGGRFSTAVVIVRSEFLKAHPELVEKLLAAHQDAVKAIQAQPDAAREAIGAKLKALTGKALPDPLLKTALSRTEITADPLKESILTFADWSKDLGYLREGREALTGLVKE comes from the coding sequence ATGAACCGACGAGCCCTCTTCCCCAGCCTCCTTCTTGCCAGCCTCCCCTTGCTCGTCGGCTGTCCCTCCGCACCCAAGACCGTGGGACCTCCGCAGGTTCGGGTTGCGTTCTTCCCCAATGTCACCCATGCCGCGGCGCTCTATGCATCGCAGAAGGGGCTCTTTGCCAGCCGTGTGGGCAGTGCCGGTCGGGTCGAGGAGCGGGTCTTTAAGGCCGGCCCGGAGGAGATCGAGGCGCTCTTCGCCGGCGAGGTGGACTTGGGCTACATCGGCCCTGGCCCAGCGGTCACGGGCTATCTCAAGTCCAAGGGTGCCGCGCTTCAGATCATCGCCGGGGCATCGTCGGGCGGGGCGGCGCTAGTGGTGCGAAAAGATGCCGCCATCACAAGTCTAAAAGAGCTCGCCGGGAAGCGCGTGGCGGTCCCCCAAAAAGGCGGCACCCAGGATATCTCGCTCCGCCATGCGCTCCAGACAGCCGGGCTCGCGGCCAAGGACAAGGGCGGGTCTGTGGATGTGGTGCAGTTTGCGCCAGCCGATGTGCTTAGCCTCTTTCAGCGAGGAGAGCTCGATGCCGCCTGGCTCCCCGAGCCCTGGGTCGCGCGGCTGGAGAGTGAGCTGGGCGCAAAGGTTGTCCTTGATGAGAAGTCCCTCTGGCCGGGGGGACGGTTCTCCACCGCGGTGGTGATCGTGCGCTCGGAGTTTCTGAAAGCCCACCCCGAGCTGGTGGAGAAGCTCCTCGCGGCGCACCAAGACGCGGTCAAGGCGATCCAGGCTCAGCCCGATGCGGCACGTGAGGCGATTGGAGCCAAGCTCAAGGCCCTGACCGGCAAGGCGCTCCCCGACCCGCTCCTCAAGACCGCTCTCTCCCGCACCGAGATCACCGCCGACCCGCTCAAAGAGAGCATCCTGACCTTCGCCGACTGGTCCAAGGACCTCGGCTACCTGCGTGAGGGCCGCGAGGCGCTCACCGGGTTGGTGAAAGAGTAG
- a CDS encoding YezD family protein: MESKPTKPEPPLPLPEIEAAIRSIRHGVVQIIIQDGVVVQIDKTEKQRLR, translated from the coding sequence ATGGAGAGCAAGCCCACCAAGCCCGAGCCGCCCCTTCCGCTCCCAGAGATCGAGGCGGCGATCCGTAGCATCCGCCACGGGGTCGTCCAGATCATCATCCAAGATGGTGTTGTTGTCCAGATCGACAAGACCGAGAAGCAGCGCCTGCGCTGA
- a CDS encoding adenosine kinase gives MQKRFDVFGMCNALFDLQAEIPDTTLETLGIEKGTMRLVSAEEQRALVPAVYTHIVNTQAGGSGANTMIGIAQMGGSTSFTSRVGRDEHGPMYKASLEEFGVKPNLGEALAGETGLCLVLITPDAQRTMGTFLGVSRELHPEDINIGDLVLSKYLYVTGYLWDTDTQKEAVEFAMREARQTGTKVALSLSDPFCVGRHKADFERLLVEYVDVVFANREEARMMVDEDDARVAAQKLAALCGGLAVVTLDKEGSVLVQGDELHEIPIYPVQAIDTTGAGDMYAAGILYGLSQDLPLPVTGRIAAWAAGKIVAHLGPRLPSLDRDAIAEIVRGGFPYDA, from the coding sequence ATGCAAAAGCGATTTGATGTGTTTGGGATGTGTAACGCCCTATTTGATCTTCAAGCCGAGATCCCGGACACAACTCTAGAGACGCTGGGAATTGAGAAAGGGACCATGCGGCTGGTCTCAGCCGAGGAGCAGCGCGCTCTGGTTCCTGCGGTCTACACCCATATTGTCAACACACAGGCCGGCGGCTCCGGGGCCAACACGATGATTGGGATCGCGCAGATGGGCGGCTCCACGAGCTTCACCAGCCGGGTCGGGCGGGATGAGCACGGACCCATGTACAAGGCGAGCCTGGAGGAGTTTGGGGTCAAGCCCAACCTCGGGGAGGCCCTGGCGGGCGAGACCGGGCTCTGCCTGGTGCTGATCACCCCCGATGCCCAGCGGACCATGGGGACTTTTCTGGGAGTCTCCCGTGAGCTGCACCCCGAGGACATCAATATCGGGGATCTGGTCCTCAGCAAGTACCTCTACGTGACGGGCTACCTCTGGGACACGGACACGCAGAAAGAGGCGGTGGAGTTTGCCATGCGGGAGGCACGCCAGACTGGGACCAAGGTCGCGCTCTCGCTCTCGGACCCGTTCTGTGTGGGACGGCACAAGGCGGACTTTGAGCGGCTCCTGGTCGAGTATGTGGATGTGGTCTTTGCCAACCGCGAGGAGGCGAGGATGATGGTGGACGAAGACGATGCCCGGGTGGCGGCGCAGAAGCTCGCCGCGCTCTGTGGCGGTCTCGCGGTCGTGACGCTGGATAAAGAGGGCTCGGTCCTGGTCCAGGGCGACGAGCTCCATGAGATTCCGATCTACCCGGTGCAGGCGATCGACACGACCGGAGCGGGCGATATGTACGCCGCGGGCATCCTCTACGGGCTCTCTCAGGACCTGCCGCTTCCCGTGACCGGCCGGATCGCCGCATGGGCCGCCGGGAAGATCGTGGCGCACCTAGGGCCGCGGTTGCCGTCGCTGGACCGTGATGCGATCGCGGAGATCGTGCGTGGGGGCTTTCCCTATGACGCGTGA
- a CDS encoding prepilin-type N-terminal cleavage/methylation domain-containing protein yields MKTARSTPQTAFTLIELLVVIAIIAILAAILFPVFAQAREKARQTSCLSNTKQLGTALMMYLQDYDETFYPHVTERTAPAGTPDTAVGRAPFTYTIKLEPYSKNRQIFKCPSAPAWPTPAAGAWYTVDYGNNHNEANLPAAKNQAWYIANPDFGFNETTSLASLERPAEFIAIAEAARASGIASRGGLYPQPWAFDDSALPDGSQQARFKARHAGGGNIAFADGHAKWLRPEQTWKSYTNNFWRRNPTP; encoded by the coding sequence ATGAAAACAGCCCGCAGCACCCCTCAGACGGCCTTCACGCTCATCGAGCTGCTCGTCGTGATCGCCATTATCGCCATTCTGGCCGCCATTCTCTTCCCTGTCTTCGCGCAAGCCCGGGAGAAGGCGCGCCAGACCTCCTGCCTCTCCAACACCAAGCAGCTGGGAACAGCCTTGATGATGTATCTCCAGGACTACGACGAGACCTTCTACCCGCATGTCACCGAGCGCACGGCACCCGCCGGAACCCCGGACACGGCGGTGGGGCGTGCACCCTTCACCTACACGATCAAGCTGGAGCCCTACTCCAAGAACCGCCAGATCTTCAAGTGCCCGTCGGCGCCCGCCTGGCCCACCCCGGCGGCGGGGGCTTGGTACACCGTGGACTACGGCAACAACCACAACGAGGCCAATCTTCCGGCGGCTAAGAACCAGGCTTGGTATATCGCCAACCCCGATTTTGGCTTCAACGAGACCACCAGCCTGGCGAGCCTGGAGCGCCCCGCGGAGTTTATCGCGATTGCCGAGGCCGCCCGTGCCAGTGGGATCGCCTCACGCGGCGGGCTCTACCCCCAGCCCTGGGCCTTCGATGACAGCGCCCTCCCCGATGGGTCGCAGCAGGCGCGGTTCAAGGCGCGGCACGCGGGTGGTGGCAATATTGCCTTCGCCGATGGTCACGCAAAGTGGCTCCGCCCGGAGCAGACCTGGAAGTCCTACACCAATAACTTCTGGCGAAGGAACCCCACCCCTTAG
- a CDS encoding efflux RND transporter periplasmic adaptor subunit, with translation MLGGGGYFLNKRLSGASAAALKTQYKIGTIETGTVKKTVSSSGILQAWKVVDIKARAGGELTYLGVDIGSKVTPGQLLARIDPLDTQLQVNQARADERSALARRDQSQKTWQLQVAQSQIAIRDAEVSVRSAEATLSSSQANLSAAKARLLTSRQQAETQPALTNSAIANAKASYDQAKVLREQLNATNQQQRAAAAAAYKQAVANRENASLQLNRQKALVEKGFVAQQAVDSAQANLEVAEATLTSAKTKLDTVDSELRGSLESADARVAQTKAALEQAQAGLADITNRKNSVLEAEASVKQNEAAVKQSEAALARAKVALEQARTNVGNNEVRHYDIDTNNSSIVRAAASRTNAETTLQRTEIRAPMGGVVLSKTVEQGTIIASALGISSAGASMMTVGDTSRMYVDVTVDETDVANVDLGQKVDVSVEAYPGVPFEGKVIRVDPQAVVLQNVTSVHVRVEVDNSTPTFQLLKPGMNTTCEFVVKEVSDVLVVPNEALKDDNDGSKYVEKATGGKPAPPDATTGVPAEEGTKVDVKIEKIKVEIGTVGNDNTEIKSGAEAGMPVVTQTIEPEPPKAAGGSPFGNNNRGFGGGGGRR, from the coding sequence GTGTTGGGCGGAGGCGGCTACTTTCTCAACAAGCGCCTTTCGGGCGCGAGTGCCGCGGCACTAAAGACCCAGTACAAGATCGGCACGATCGAGACCGGGACTGTCAAGAAGACCGTCTCCTCGAGTGGGATCCTGCAGGCCTGGAAGGTGGTCGATATCAAGGCCCGTGCCGGAGGAGAGCTGACCTATCTTGGGGTAGATATCGGTAGCAAGGTAACCCCGGGGCAGCTTCTGGCGCGTATCGACCCTCTCGACACCCAGCTCCAGGTCAACCAAGCCCGCGCCGATGAGCGCTCCGCTCTTGCGCGGCGTGACCAGAGCCAGAAGACCTGGCAGCTCCAGGTGGCTCAGAGCCAGATCGCGATTCGGGATGCCGAGGTCAGCGTGCGCTCTGCGGAGGCAACTCTTAGCTCCTCGCAGGCGAACTTGTCGGCGGCGAAGGCCCGCTTGCTGACATCGCGCCAGCAGGCCGAGACCCAGCCCGCCCTCACCAACTCCGCAATCGCCAATGCCAAGGCCAGCTACGACCAGGCCAAGGTCCTGCGCGAGCAGCTCAACGCCACCAACCAGCAGCAGCGCGCCGCCGCCGCCGCCGCCTACAAGCAGGCAGTCGCCAACCGGGAGAACGCCAGCCTCCAGCTCAACCGCCAGAAGGCACTTGTGGAGAAGGGCTTCGTCGCCCAGCAGGCGGTCGATAGCGCCCAGGCCAACCTCGAGGTCGCGGAGGCTACCCTGACCTCTGCCAAGACCAAGCTCGACACGGTTGATAGTGAGCTCCGTGGCTCGCTGGAGTCGGCCGATGCCCGTGTGGCCCAGACCAAGGCCGCCCTGGAGCAGGCACAGGCCGGGCTCGCCGATATCACCAACCGCAAGAACTCCGTGCTGGAGGCCGAGGCATCGGTCAAGCAGAACGAGGCCGCGGTCAAGCAGAGCGAGGCCGCACTCGCCCGTGCCAAGGTTGCTCTGGAGCAGGCCCGCACCAATGTGGGCAACAACGAGGTTCGGCACTACGATATCGACACCAACAACTCGTCGATCGTGCGCGCCGCCGCCTCCCGCACCAACGCCGAGACCACGCTCCAGCGCACCGAGATCCGCGCCCCCATGGGGGGTGTCGTCCTCTCCAAGACTGTCGAGCAGGGCACGATTATCGCCTCGGCCCTGGGAATTAGCTCCGCGGGTGCGAGCATGATGACGGTTGGGGATACCAGCCGGATGTATGTCGATGTGACGGTCGATGAGACCGATGTGGCCAATGTCGATCTGGGCCAGAAGGTGGATGTCTCGGTCGAGGCCTACCCCGGTGTCCCGTTTGAGGGTAAGGTCATCCGTGTCGATCCGCAGGCCGTGGTTCTCCAGAATGTCACCAGTGTCCATGTCCGGGTCGAGGTAGACAACTCCACCCCGACCTTCCAGCTCCTGAAGCCGGGGATGAACACGACCTGTGAGTTTGTGGTCAAAGAGGTCAGCGATGTCCTGGTGGTTCCCAATGAGGCGCTCAAGGACGACAACGATGGCTCGAAGTATGTGGAGAAGGCCACCGGCGGCAAGCCTGCGCCCCCCGATGCCACCACGGGCGTCCCTGCAGAAGAGGGCACCAAGGTCGATGTGAAGATCGAGAAGATCAAGGTAGAGATCGGCACGGTCGGCAACGACAACACCGAGATCAAGTCGGGCGCGGAGGCAGGCATGCCGGTGGTCACCCAGACCATCGAGCCCGAGCCGCCCAAGGCAGCCGGGGGCTCGCCCTTTGGCAACAACAACCGCGGCTTCGGTGGCGGAGGAGGCCGACGGTAA
- a CDS encoding Gfo/Idh/MocA family protein: protein MKNFRIGLVGYGWVAGAHIEAFKGVAGADIVAVCSRRELDAAALSAQHGTPLTTTTRFEDLLADDSIDIIDICTPHPLHPEQAIAAAKAGKHLIIEKPIGIDWASTVAVRDAIREAGVQACVCFEVRFSRQAQAIRAALDKDLLGEVHYAEVDYYHGIGPWYGQYAWNIKKEFGGSSLLTAGCHALDLLRHYLPGEIEEVTCYQTQSKNPKFAAYEYPTTSVLLLRFASGQLAKVTSCIDCLQPYYFHQHLVGSEGSILDEKLTSLQWPGMSKDLWTKLGVPTVDSGDVSDHPYPPQFQAFIDALQDNQPMPYTDFETAFETHRAVFAAELSALEKRPVKLQEL, encoded by the coding sequence TTGAAGAACTTTCGTATTGGTTTGGTGGGCTATGGCTGGGTGGCGGGGGCGCATATCGAGGCGTTTAAGGGGGTTGCAGGTGCCGATATTGTCGCGGTCTGCTCCCGCCGCGAGCTCGATGCCGCCGCGCTGAGCGCGCAGCACGGCACGCCACTGACAACCACGACGCGCTTTGAGGATCTCCTGGCCGACGACTCCATCGACATTATCGATATTTGCACGCCCCACCCGCTCCACCCTGAGCAGGCGATCGCGGCGGCCAAGGCGGGCAAGCACCTGATTATCGAGAAGCCCATCGGGATCGACTGGGCCAGCACGGTGGCGGTCCGCGATGCCATCCGCGAGGCCGGGGTTCAGGCCTGTGTCTGCTTCGAGGTGCGCTTCAGCCGCCAGGCACAGGCGATCCGAGCCGCCCTCGATAAAGACTTGCTCGGGGAGGTGCACTACGCCGAGGTGGACTACTACCACGGGATCGGTCCTTGGTACGGCCAGTATGCCTGGAACATCAAGAAGGAGTTTGGCGGCTCCAGCCTCCTCACCGCCGGCTGCCACGCGCTGGACCTGCTGCGCCACTACCTGCCCGGCGAGATCGAGGAAGTGACCTGCTACCAGACCCAGTCCAAGAATCCCAAGTTCGCCGCCTACGAGTACCCGACTACCTCGGTGCTGCTCCTGCGCTTCGCCAGTGGACAGCTTGCCAAAGTCACCTCGTGTATCGACTGCCTCCAGCCGTACTACTTCCACCAGCACCTGGTCGGCAGTGAGGGCAGCATCCTCGATGAGAAGCTCACCTCACTCCAGTGGCCTGGCATGAGCAAGGACCTCTGGACCAAGCTGGGGGTGCCGACCGTGGACTCCGGCGATGTGAGCGACCATCCCTATCCGCCTCAGTTCCAGGCCTTTATCGACGCGCTCCAAGACAATCAGCCGATGCCCTACACGGACTTTGAGACCGCCTTTGAGACCCACCGCGCTGTCTTTGCCGCCGAGCTCTCCGCCCTTGAGAAACGCCCCGTCAAGCTCCAGGAGCTCTAG
- a CDS encoding ABC transporter permease — protein sequence MATASSPAPVVEQGSSGLGRTSAFLVSLQMAWTGLGANKLRSFLTMLGVIIGVGAVIVAISIGEGSKAAVEESIQKLGSNVLTILPGQQRAGGVSMGFGTQSKMKVSDVELLKRSCPSVGEAYPSVNKTAQIKATNKNTNTTVNGNGPPYPVVSNHPVQYGRYFNADEVRSQKRVAALGSTTAKDLFGSASAALNKTIRINSQSFLVIGVLKEKGGMGFRNPDDAVYVPVTTAMRRLFGIENVNSITVQARSFGLMSRAQGEVEKVMQKRLGTSSTGNNFIIFNQADIAATQNEQQDTFGNLIKYLAIVSLVVGGIGIMNIMLVSVTERTREIGIRKAIGARRLDILTQFLLEALFLSLVGGLIGVAMGMLGSNAVAQANGWRVQVSSSSVVLAFGFSAVVGVFFGFYPALKASNLSPIEALRYE from the coding sequence ATGGCAACGGCAAGCTCCCCTGCACCTGTGGTTGAGCAAGGCTCTAGCGGCCTTGGACGAACCAGCGCCTTTCTGGTGAGCCTGCAGATGGCTTGGACGGGTCTGGGGGCTAACAAGCTCCGCTCGTTCTTGACCATGCTGGGGGTTATTATCGGGGTGGGCGCGGTGATTGTCGCCATCTCTATCGGCGAGGGCAGTAAGGCCGCGGTCGAGGAGAGCATCCAGAAGCTGGGGAGCAATGTCCTGACCATCCTACCGGGCCAGCAGCGCGCCGGTGGTGTCAGCATGGGCTTTGGCACCCAGAGCAAGATGAAGGTCTCCGATGTCGAGCTGCTCAAGCGCTCCTGTCCGTCGGTGGGTGAGGCCTATCCCTCGGTCAATAAGACAGCCCAGATCAAGGCGACCAACAAGAACACCAACACGACCGTCAATGGCAACGGCCCTCCCTACCCCGTGGTCAGCAACCACCCGGTGCAGTACGGTCGGTACTTCAACGCCGACGAGGTCCGCTCCCAGAAGCGTGTGGCGGCCCTGGGCTCGACCACGGCCAAGGACCTCTTTGGGAGCGCCAGTGCGGCCCTCAACAAGACCATCCGCATCAATAGCCAGAGCTTTCTGGTGATCGGGGTCCTAAAAGAGAAGGGTGGCATGGGCTTCCGCAACCCCGACGATGCAGTCTATGTTCCGGTCACCACCGCGATGCGCCGCCTGTTTGGCATCGAAAATGTCAATAGCATCACGGTCCAAGCGCGCTCCTTTGGCCTCATGAGCCGCGCCCAGGGCGAGGTCGAGAAGGTGATGCAGAAGCGCCTGGGAACCAGCTCCACGGGCAACAACTTCATTATCTTCAACCAGGCCGATATCGCCGCCACCCAGAACGAGCAGCAGGACACCTTTGGGAACCTCATCAAGTACCTGGCGATTGTCTCCCTCGTGGTGGGGGGAATCGGGATCATGAACATCATGCTGGTCTCGGTCACCGAGCGCACCCGCGAGATCGGGATCCGTAAGGCGATTGGGGCACGGCGGCTCGATATCCTGACCCAGTTTCTCCTAGAGGCGCTCTTCCTCTCCCTGGTGGGGGGGCTGATCGGGGTGGCGATGGGCATGCTGGGCAGCAACGCGGTGGCACAGGCCAACGGCTGGCGCGTCCAGGTCTCGTCGTCGTCGGTCGTTCTCGCCTTTGGTTTCTCAGCCGTTGTCGGCGTATTCTTTGGTTTCTATCCGGCGCTGAAGGCGTCGAATCTCTCGCCCATCGAGGCGCTTCGTTATGAATAA
- a CDS encoding glycosyltransferase → MRVVHIVSSLQVGGMEHFVVRLAAAQRQQGHEAAVFALHGGPLEAEARQLGLPVTVIGGAHKLLRVPRAVAYFLSTRPEIIHAHNQTSLHYAILGKRTCQAPTVMTNHGQGLGSSRTPSQAEWDQTDSVVAVSNAVADLMDRGVLGTKLETIYNGVTFAAPARTRAQVREELGLPDDRVVGIIVARIDDFKGHETLIAALGELKAAGQALTLLIAGDGARRADREQQAALLDLGPEQVHFLGFRSDVPDLLAASDLFVLPSLTEGLPLSVLEAMSHGLPTVATAVGGIPELVIEGVHGRLVPVKDSAALAQALGTLVQNPDQRRAWGAAAQRRVQTEFSFDKMTQEYTQLYQRLLSARKAKG, encoded by the coding sequence ATGCGAGTCGTCCATATCGTCAGTAGCCTCCAAGTAGGAGGGATGGAGCACTTTGTGGTGCGGCTGGCCGCCGCGCAGCGCCAGCAAGGCCACGAAGCCGCGGTCTTCGCGCTCCACGGCGGCCCACTGGAGGCGGAGGCACGGCAGCTCGGGCTCCCGGTGACCGTCATTGGGGGCGCCCACAAGCTGCTCCGTGTTCCCCGCGCCGTGGCCTACTTTCTCTCTACCCGCCCGGAGATCATCCACGCGCACAACCAGACCTCCCTGCACTACGCCATCCTAGGGAAGCGCACCTGCCAAGCGCCCACGGTGATGACCAACCACGGGCAGGGCCTGGGAAGCTCGCGCACCCCCAGCCAAGCGGAGTGGGACCAGACCGACTCGGTCGTGGCGGTCTCCAACGCCGTGGCGGACCTGATGGACCGTGGCGTGCTAGGGACCAAGCTTGAGACAATCTACAACGGGGTCACCTTTGCCGCGCCCGCCCGAACCCGCGCCCAAGTGCGAGAAGAGCTGGGGCTCCCCGACGACCGCGTGGTGGGGATTATCGTGGCGCGTATCGACGATTTCAAGGGCCACGAGACCCTGATCGCCGCGCTGGGAGAGCTCAAGGCCGCCGGCCAGGCGCTCACGCTGCTCATCGCCGGCGATGGTGCCCGGCGCGCGGACCGGGAGCAGCAGGCGGCGCTGCTTGACCTTGGGCCGGAGCAGGTGCACTTTCTGGGGTTCCGCTCCGATGTCCCCGACCTCCTCGCCGCCTCCGATCTCTTCGTGCTACCGTCGCTGACCGAAGGGCTCCCTCTCTCCGTCCTGGAGGCGATGAGCCATGGGCTCCCAACAGTCGCCACAGCGGTGGGGGGAATCCCAGAGCTGGTGATCGAGGGAGTGCACGGCAGGCTGGTTCCCGTCAAAGATAGCGCCGCGCTCGCCCAGGCCCTCGGGACACTGGTCCAGAACCCCGACCAGCGCCGTGCATGGGGCGCAGCGGCGCAGCGGCGCGTGCAGACCGAGTTCTCGTTTGACAAGATGACCCAGGAGTACACGCAGCTCTACCAGCGTCTCTTGAGTGCACGGAAGGCGAAGGGCTAG